One Buchnera aphidicola (Thelaxes californica) genomic window, TTTTAACTAATTTATTTATTAATATTTTAATCTATATAATTAAATCTAATAATTTTTATTTAATGAGATTTTTTATCAATTTATTAATTATAAAATATAACTTTGTAAAAAGATAAGAATGGAGGGGGGGTATTTAATAAATTAAATTATTTATTTTACAGATTTAATTTAAATACTTTTATTTTTCATTAATTATCCATTTTATTGTATGATCAATAATTTTATTTCCAAATGGGGTTAAAATAGATTCAGGGTGAAATTGAAAACCACAAATTAAATTTTCATCATCTCTAACAGCCATTGGGATTTTTTCATAGTAGGCATTAACAATAATTTTTTTATTCGAAATATTTGTACCCATAAGAGAATGATAACGACCTGCTATAAAAGGGGAGGGTATATGTTTAAACATAGCTTTTTGATCATGTTTAATTAGTGAAGTTTTTCCATGCATAATTTTCCCAGATGGTTTTATTTTACCTCCATAAGTTTCAACAATTGCTTGAAAACCTAAACATATCCCCACAATAGGAATTTTACCCTTGAACATTTTTATTAAAGATAATATGCACCCTGCATTTTTAGGTAAACCTG contains:
- a CDS encoding aminodeoxychorismate/anthranilate synthase component II translates to MANILFIDNFDSFIYNLVDHLRVKKHKVIIFRNDTNITIISDFINNLNNPIIMLSPGPGLPKNAGCILSLIKMFKGKIPIVGICLGFQAIVETYGGKIKPSGKIMHGKTSLIKHDQKAMFKHIPSPFIAGRYHSLMGTNISNKKIIVNAYYEKIPMAVRDDENLICGFQFHPESILTPFGNKIIDHTIKWIINEK